In Nostoc sphaeroides, the genomic window GAAAGGAAGATTGCTAAAAGCAGCAGTATCAATTGCCCGTAATCGCACCCAGTAACTCGGCAAATAGCCTACGTAAAACAGCCCCATAATAGAAGCGGAAACATCAGCGATCGTGGCAAATTTGGGCTGAAACAGCAGGTAAAAACAAATAAGTGTGCCAGCTATCGGCATCACAGCATCAGCTAAACTGCCATCCAGGGTACAAATTACCAGCAGAACTTGGCTGACACCCATAGTGGTTTTAGCGGCGGGAGCGATGCCTCTGGCTCGTACTAAATTAAAATATTCCTGTTGACCCAAAAAGATGATAATCGCAAAGATGATGGTAAAGTACCAACCCCCCAAAAGGGTTGCAGAAAGAGCAAGAGCGATCGCAACAATTCCACTAATAATCCGAGACCAAGGCATAGAAGTATTTTGGATTTAGTCTAGTTTCTCACCACTGAGGATAAAAATGGGATCAACGGCGGTAAAGGTTTGAGAATAGCCACGCGTCTCTAAGCGGTTAACCGCAGACTGAACGACTTCGATATTTCTAGCCCTTAACAGAGAAAAGCTCTGAGAAATAGCATACAGACTTTCTAGATTAGCAGCTGTGGCTACAACCCGACCGGATGGGGGCAAATAATGCCATGCTGCTTGCAGAATCTCTTGAATGGGGCGTCCTCCCTCGATACAAACCCGGTGAGGTGTAACTTTAAGATCGTGTAAACACTCTGGGGCGCTACCTTCAATTACTTCGACGTTTTTCACATCAAAGCGATCGCAGTTCCGCTTGATCAGATTAGCTACTTCTTCATCCCTTTCTATAGCGATAATCTTTCCGTCTGGACACAATAGCCCCACCTCTACCGGAATTGTACCTGTCCCTGCGCCAATATCCCACAAAACAGAATCTGATTTTAGTCGCAGTTGGGCAATTAACAGTAATCGGACTTCTCGCTGACTCAGGGGAATTCCTGGCAAATTTTCAAACAATTCATCGGGAATACCAGGGGTAATATAAGGCCAAAGTTGGGAGGGCATAGAATTACGCAATTATACTAAAGATATAGATTTGCCAAATTGAAAAGCTATAGAGCTATAAAAACTTTTCAAACGTAGCATTAGAAGAAACCATAATGATCGGCGAAATATTAGGCGATCGCTACGAAGTTCAGCAGCTATTAGGAAAAAAAGCAGGGCGGCGGACTTTGTTAGCTCGTGATTTGCAAACTCAGGAATTAGTTGTCATCAAGTTACTCTCTTTTGGTGATGATTTTGAATGGGATTCACTTAAGCTGTTTGAGCGGGAAGCTGAAACTTTAAAATCTTTGTCACATCCCTTAATACCTCAGTATTTAAACTATTTTGAGGTAAATTTACCAACCATTAAAGGATTTGCCCTGGTACAAACTTATATAAGAGCAAAAACTTTAGAGCAATACTTACAAACCGGGCGAACTTTTACAGAAACTGAAGTCAAACAGATAGCCAAAGCGCTTTTAGAGATTCTTATTTACCTACATGAGCTACATCCGCCTGTAATTCACCGTGATATTAAGCCTAGCAATATTTTATTAGGGGAGCGTTCTGGTAATAGTGTTGGTCAAGTTTATTTGGTAGATTTTGGCTCAGTACAGACTGTCCTCGCCACAGAAACCGGGACAAGAACTGTGGTAGGAACTTATGGCTATATGCCACCAGAGCAATTTGGCGGACGGACTGTTGCAGCATCTGACCTTTATAGTTTAGGCGCAACGTTAATTTATTTAATGACGGGTAATCACCCAGCCGATTTACCGCAAAAGGATTTTCGCATTCAGTTTGAACAAGCGGCTAATGTGAGTCCCAGCTTTAGCAAGTGGCTAAAGTGGATGATTGAACCCAGTTTAGAAGGGCGTTTTAGTTCTGCTGCTGGTGCGATCGCAGCCTTAGACAAACCACAAGCGACATTACCTGCTTTAGTTGTTCGTAAACCAGACGGGAGTAAGATTCAACTAACCAAAAATTGGGATTCTCTAGAAATTATCATTCCACCAGCTGGTTTGCATGAATCAATAGTATTCACAGGTTTATTTGCGATCGTCTGGAATTCATTTGTCCTAATTTGGACAATTAACGCTCTCTCAATAATGCCTTTTCCTGGCAACATCCCCTTTGCCTTGTTCTCACTTCCTTTTTGGGGTGCTGGCTTTATGATGATGTATAAATTTATCTTTAATTTGTTTGGAAGCATCTACTTACGCCTGAATCCAGAACAAATTACTCTAACCTGGGAGTTGTTTAGTTGGAAGTTTGAGCGTCCCCGTCCATCTCCAAGGCAAAGTGTGAATAAGTTGGTTTACATTCCAAAACACTTTATTAAAGGCTCTAAAGACACTAGAGTTGCCGTTCCAGCACAATTATATATTTGCTCAGGATTAAAAAAATATCAGATTGGTGGAAACGATGGCGGTATTAAATCCGAAGTAGAACTTGAATGGTTAGCTCATGAATTAAGTGAGTGGTTAGGTTTGCCAATTACCAATCCAATGGGAAGTGAGTTGAGCTAATCATTGACCAAATAAGTACTGTACTAGTAGTCTGTCCCATTAATTTTGCGGGGTTGTAGAGACGCGAAATTTCGCGTCTTTACAGGGTTTTGGTAACAAACTAATCAATCAGAATTAATGAGACAGAGCACTAGTGGTCTGTCCCATTAATTTTGCGGGGTTGTAGAGACGCGAAATTTCGCGTCTTTACAGGGTTTTGGTAACAAACTAATCAATCAGAATTAATGAGACAGAGCACTAGTGGTCTGTCCCAAAAATTTTGAAGGGTTGTAGAGACGCGAAATTTCGCGTCTTTACAGGGTTTTGGTAACAAACTAATCAATCAGAATTAATGAGACAGAGCACTAGTGGTCTGTCCCAAAAATTTTGAAGGGTTATAAAAGTTCGTAGTAAGGACTTTAGTCCTTGATTTGAGCGATAAATCGCTCACTACAAACCAATTAAAAAAGTCTGAGCGCGGAAAACCAACGCTCAGACTTTTTTTATTCGTTTTTCTTACACCCTAAACAAAGGCAAAGGATTCAGGACTTTTCATCAAAAGCGACAATGGCATTTTTTACTCTTCTTTTAGCGATGCCATGTCAATCACAAAGCGGTACTTCACATCGCTTTTTACCATCCGCTCGTATGCTTGATTGATTTTCTGAATCGGGATAAGTTCGATGTCACTGACGATATTGTGTTCAGCGCAAAAGTCGAGCATTTCTTGTGTCTCCTGAATCCCGCCAATCATCGAACCGGCAATTACTCGGCGCTTAAAAATCAAGTTACCGATATTGGGTGATGGGTGCGGATTTTCCGGTACACCAAGCAAGCACAGCGTACCACCACGCTTAAGCAACTGAGTGTACGCATCCAGGTTGTGCGATACCGAAACTGTGTTGAGAATGAAGTCGAAGCTGTTGATATGCTTGTTCATCTCATCGCTGTTTTTTGAAATGACAACCTCATCGGCTCCAAGGCGCTTGGCATCTTCGGTCTTCCCTGACGATGTTGTGAACAGGACAGTGTAAGCACCAAAAGCGTGGGCTAATTTTAGCCCCATGTGTCCCAACCCACCAAGTCCGACGATACCCACCTTATCGCCTTTGCCAACTTTCCAGTAGCGCAAAGGCGAGTACGTCGTGATCCCCGCACACAACAGGGGTGCGACGCCAGCGAGATCCAGCTTTTCCGAAACGCGTAGCACGTAATTTTCATCCACGACTATCTGGTTTGAATAACCGCCGTAAGTCGTTTTCCCTGTCTGCTTCTCTGGGCTGTTGTAGGTGAAGATAATTTCGTTATCACAGTACTGCTCAAAACTCTCACGGCAATTTGGACAGGTGCGACAAGAATCGACCATACAACCAACGCCCGCAGTCTCGCCTACCTTAAACTTGGAAACCTGCTCACCAATCTTCACTACACGACCAACAATCTCATGTCCAGGTACGACTGGGTAAACCGTCCCTTTCCACTCATTAGCGACTGTATGCAGATCCGAGTGACACACGCCACAGTAAAGGATCTCAATCTGTACGTCGTGCGGCCCTAACTCTCGCCGCTCAAAAGTGAACAAGCCTAGTGGTGTACTTGCACTTTGGGCAGCGTATCCAAGACTCTTAATCACAGATGATCTCCTTTTTAGTAAGTTTTTTCATGGCTTATATGAACTTTATTCAAGGTTTTCTGACTCAGTTCCTCGAAACTGCTCATATACTTCGCAATTAACAAACCAAGGTTGTTCCTACTCAGTATTAAATGGTAGGACAGGGGAGTATCCCTCCTCTGCCCAGATTCGTCTCGATATTTCCCGAACAATGTCCCTGATCATTGCGGCTTTGATAGCTGCATGAAAATGAGTATAAAGAAGTCAGACTGGTCTGAGTCAACCATCATAAGTATGAGACAGTAGACGAAGCAGGTGGAGCAGGGGAAAAAATATCTACTAGTCCTGTTGGATGGAAGAATTGAGTAATTTAATTTTTTGAGTTCCCTAAAGCGCTTATGGTATGTTGCTTTGCAAAAATTTTTTGAAGCTAGCAGAACTTATGGGATTTGCGCCATCAATGTCTATATTTAATTACAGGAGCCTTAGAGGAAATTTATATGTTTGGACTGGGATGGCCAGAAATAGCTGTAATTACCATAGTCGCTGTTCTAATTTTTGGCCCAAAAAAAATTCCCGAACTGGGAACCGCACTGGGCAAAACCCTACGAGGATTTAAGGAGGAGATGAAAACTCCCAGTGACGAAACTAATCAGGAAGAAGAAAAACAATAATAAAAGTAATCAGAATACAGGAGTCAGCAAACTGACTCCTCCTAACTACAGCAGGGTATTAACAACAGAAGAAGGTGCTATTCCATTTTGGGAATCGATGATAGTTGTGCCGGGATTTTGTTGGTGTGTTTCTTCTTTAACTACACCACGCAGCTTAATTAACTTAATAGCGCGAGTCACGCTTTCTGGTAAAATTACCACCAGGCTGTTATCAGGAGCCATGTCTAAGCCTTTATTTATCGCTTGGGTTTCATCCAGAATGGATTCATAGCGGCTATCAGGCTTAACTTCGTTGATGCCTTGAATAATCAACTGGGCGGCTGAACCCCGTAGTCTTCCCCGTGTGTCATCGTCTTCTTTGACGATGATGTAATCAAAAATTTGCGCTGCTAATTTGCCCAAAGTAACAAAGTCTTCGTCGCGGCGATCGCCTGGGCCACCAATTACGCCAATCCGTTGCCCTGTAGTCCAATTCCGAACAAAGGAACCTACAGCTTCGTAACTGGCTGCGTTGTGGGCATAATCTACTAAAGCGTGGTACTTCCCTAGATTAAATAAATTCATTCGTCCTGGCGTTTGACTAACTGAAGCCCGGAAGGTCTTCAAACCAGCACGAATCTGCTCAATTGTGACGTTTTGCACGAATGCTGCCAAAGTTGCTGCTAAAGCGTTGGCAATCATAAAGGGCGCACGTCCGCCCATTGTTAAAGGTATATTTTCTGCTCTTTCTATGCGGTGTGTCCAATCTCCTTTAACAATTGACAAATAGCCATTTTCATACACTGCTGCTACTCCACCCTTTTGGATGTGCTTTCGCACCAATTCCGAGTCGGGGTTCATTGTGAAGTAAGCAATATTAGCCTTAGTTTTTTCTGACATGGCGGCGACTCTGCGATCGTCGGCGTTAAGTACCGCATAGCCATCCGGGAATACGGCTTCCGCTACTACACTCTTGAGGTTAGCTAACTGCTCAATGGTCTCTATATCGCCAATTCCTAAGTGGTCGGCGGCTACATTTAATACTACTCCCACATTTGCGGCTTCAAAGCCCAATCCAGAGCGGAGAATGCCACCGCGAGCCGTTTCTAGTACCGCTACTTCTACTGTGGGATCTTGGAGGATGACGTGGGCACTTTGGGGGCCTGTGTTATCGCCAGCTTCTACTAAATAATCACCGATGTATGTTCCATCTGTAGTAGTATAACCGACTACCTTTCCAGTCTGTTTATAAATATGTGCTAGTAGTCGGGTTGTAGTAGTTTTGCCGTTAGTGCCAGTAATACTAAGGATGGGAATTTGGCCAGATTGCTCGTTGGGGAACAGCATATCCATTACTGCGCCAGCGACGTTGCGGGAGATACCTACACTTGGGGCAACGTGCATCCGAAAGCCGGGAGCGGCGTTAACTTCGACAATCACGCCATCAACTTCCCGCAGAGGACGGCTAATATCCGTGGTGACGATATCGAGTCCGGCAATATCCAAACCGATAATTTTGACTACCCGTTGTGCTAACCAACGGTTTTCTGGGTGAATTTCATCGGTACGGTCTACGGCGCTACCACCTGTACTTAAGTTTGCTGTTGCTCTGAGATAACAAATCGTGCCTTTGGGTGGTACGCTATTTAGGGTATAGCCTTGCCTTTCTAAGAGTTGGTAGCTGGTGCGGTCTAGTTCAATCTTGGTTAGGACGTTATCATGTCCTTCACCGCGATTTGGGTCAAGGTTTGTTTCCTCAATCAGTTCGGCAATGGTGGATCTGCCGTTGCCAATTACATGAGCTGGGACGCGTTCGGCTACTGCTACTACTTTGCCATTTACGACTAGTACCCTGTGGTCGCGTCCAACGTAATATCTTTCGACAATAATTCCTCGGGAAACCTGTCTAGCAGCTTCGTATCCGGCTTCAGCTTCTTCCCAAGTTCTGATATCAATGGTGATCCCCCGTCCATGATTGCCATCCACTGGCTTGATGACGATGGGATAGCCGCCAACCAATTCAATGGCTTGTTCCAAATCGTCTAAGAAGTTGATCACTGTACCTCTGGGTACTGGCGCACCAGCAGCAGCGAGGATGCGTTTAGTGGCTTCTTTATCACAAGCTAGTTCTACGCCCAGAATGCTGGTGTTGTCCGTCATTGTGGCCTGCATCCGCTTCTGATTCACGCCGTAGCCCAGCTGAATCAAAAAGCGGGCTTCCAGAGACATCCAGGGAATACCTCTTTTTTCTGCTTCTTTGATGATTGCTTCAGTAGAGGGGCCTAAAGAAGCATCACGGGTGAAGTCTTTCAGGTCTTGGATATCTTGCTCTAGTTCTGCCTTGGGATAACGGCCTCGATCAACGATACTCTGGCATAGCCGGACTGCGGCTCGTCCAGCGTAGCGTCCTGCTTCCTCGTTCTGATACTCGATTACTACTTGGTAAATTCCGCGTGTGGCTGTTTCGCGGGTGCGACCAAAGCCAACATGCATACCAGCTAATTCCTGGAGTTCTAGGGCTACGTGTTCTACGATATGACCAATCATAGTGCCTTCTTTGACTCGCATCAGAAAACCACCACGACAGCCAGGAGAACAATAATGACCCTCCAGACTCGGCAGCGCCTCAACTAGTCCTTCATAAAAGCCAGGGATTTCATTCGAGGGCGTCTCGGCAAGGTTTTCTAAATCGAGGCGCATGACGATCAGCTTGTGGCGTCGAATGCTCCAATAGTTTGGGCCGCGTAAGGTCTGGATCTTGAGGATTCTCATGGGAATAGGTAGATGGAGATTCGGAACCAAAATTCTAGTTTCTTACTGGAATTGACCGCCAAACTGTTCGTTGCAAACAGTTTTTTCTTTTTACATAGTATTCTCATCATTTTTCTACAACAAGAAATAAATGTGCGGTCAACAGATTTTGGATTTTAGATTTATGATTTTGGATTAAAAGAGACAATTAGGGTACTTAGCTATCTAGATTTACGATCGCAAAGTCTTAATGAGTCCTTGAGGTTTTTAGATTTGTTTCGCCTACTTTCTGGCGGCATCTGCCAAAAAGCTCTTTTAATCTAAAATCCGTCTTGAAAAGCTTGCTAGGTCGGTAAACCTTCCTTACAACTTTTTGCAAAATCCAAAATCTAAAATTTGTGGCCAACTCAGTGTAACCTTAGATACTTTATCCCGTCAGCTGGAGATCCGGTGTACAGCAGGCAATACAGTGCGCTGGTACAAGTGGAAGCGATCGCCGTAGCTGAGGATATGGAGACGTAAATTATGTACTGTTAATGGTTCATTAGCACCAACATGGGGTTCGTTGGTGTGGGTGGCTTCAGTGGGATCAACAATGGTGACACTGCCTTTGCCCATAACTTGTAACCAACCATCACGTTCAAATACTGCACAAGTATCTTCGTCAATGCCAATACCTAAGCGATCGGGGTGAGCTGCGATCGCACTAATCAGCCGTCCCATGCGATTACGGTTGTGAAAGTGTTGGTCAACGATGACTTCAGGAATAAACCCTAAACCCGTTGCCATATCAACTAGGGAACGATTTGGCGACTCTCCACTACCGCCGCCAGCAATCATGTGATGCCCCATCACTGCTGCTCCTGCACTCGTGCCTGCTAAAGTAAGTTGTCCCGCCCTCACACGCTGGCGAATAATTTCCATTGCTGGCGTATCTGCCAATACACCACAGAGACGCAGCTGATCGCCTCCTGTCAAAAATACCCCACTACAGGCTTCTAAGGATGCTTTGATCTGGGAGGATTCACACTGTTCCCGTTCGCGGATGTCTAAAATCTCTACCTTCTGAGCACCCATTTCTTCAAAAATGCGAATATACCTACCACCGATGATGGCGGGTTCGCGAGAGGCAGATGGAATAATTGTAATATAAGCCTTACTAGCACCGGCGCGTCCAAAAAAAGTTCTTAGGATTTCGCGCCCATGAACTTTATCTTCTGCACCTCCAATAACCAGAACGGCGGTTTTCGTTGCTTGGGGTGTCCTCATTTCTAGCGATTTAGCTTGTAATTGCGGCATTGTGTTTCTCCTGTCAACAACTTCAGGTGAATTTAACAAGGTTCATAAGCAGCCATGATTTTTGCGCTTTGCAACTTTTGAGAGGACACTTTTTGGAAGTTTGCAACTGGGTAAGCCACTCTCCAAATTTTCGCTTAACGCTCGCGTTGCCTCAGTCTAAACTTGTTCGTTCCCATTCCTCAAAGCCAGCGCCTTGTTTTTCACCTGTCCACTCGCAGCAGGGCAAAATAGTCTTTATGGGGCTAAATTCCCGCTTTGGGGTTGAGGACGAGCAGTTAAGACTACGCTTTTTTCTGAGGCTGGCTTGATGCATCCTGGAAGTTGTTAACTTGATAAGATTATTAATTTAAATGTAGTTGTGACAACATTTAAACATAAATTAAGTAATTAGAAAAACTTTTAATCCCATCTAAAATCCAAGAGGTCTGGTAGTTTTAGATACTATTGATAAAGTTTAACTGGAGTTTAAGCCGAATGGCGGCTTGTTGATGTTTGCTAGACATTCAAATTTAAGATTAGTGTCCTTGAATACGAATAACTGTGCGCTTTGATATAGTTACGCTTTTTCCTGACTGTTTTAACTCTGTTCTCAATTCTGGTCTGCTAGGTAAAGCCTTAGCCAAACAGATTGCCGAAGTGCATCTGGTTAACCCACGGGACTTTACCACTGACAAGCACCGAAAGGTGGATGATGAACCCTACGGCGGCGGCGTAGGGATGCTAATGAAGCCAGAACCCATTTTTAACGCTGTGGAGTCGCTGCCAACTCTACCCCGAAGAGAAATAATTTTGATGAGTCCACAGGGTCAAACAATCAATCAACCTCTTTTAAAAGAATTGGTGACGAATTATGACCAGTTAGTAGTTATTTGCGGGCATTACGAAGGAGTGGATGAGAGGGTGCTACATTTGGTAACTCGTGAAGTATCTTTAGGCGATTTTATTCTGACTGGCGGGGAAATTCCAGCAATGGCTTTGATTAATGGCGTAGTGCGGCTGATCCCAGGAACCGTAGCTAAAACGGAGTCCCTCACCGCAGAAAGTTTTGAGGAAGGGTTATTAGACTATCCCCAATATACTCGTCCTGCCAATTTTCGCGGTTTAAAAGTGCCTGATATCTTGCTCAGTGGCAATCACGCCGCGATCGCCCGGTGGCGTTATGAGCAACAAATTGAAAGAACCCGCGATCGCCGCCCTGATCTTTTGGAGAAATTGAAGCAGGGGGCAGGGGGCAGGGAGCAGGGGGAGCAGGGGGAGCAGGGGGAGCAGGGGAGGCAGGGGGAGAATAATAATTTTTAACTCCTAACTCCTAACTCCTAACTCCTAACTCCTAACTCCTAACTCCTAACTCCTAACTCCTAACTCCTAACTAACGACAAATGACAAATGACTAAAATTCGTATTGGTAACGGCTACGATATTCATCAACTGGTGAGCGATCGCGCTTTGATTTTAGGTGGAATTCAAATTCCCCATGAATTGGGTTTATTGGGGCACAGTGACGCTGATGTGTTAACACACGCAATTATGGATGCCATGCTTGGGGCATTATCTTTGGGCGATATTGGTCATTATTTTCCGCCTAGCGATGCCAAATGGGCGGGAGCAGATAGTTTAGTACTATTAAATCAAGTACATCAACTGATTCGGGATCAAGGCTGGCAAATCGGAAATATTGACTCAGTGGTAGTAGCAGAACGTCCAAAATTAAAACCGCATATTCACAATATGCGCGACAAACTAGCGGCTGTTTTAGAATTAGAACCAAATCAAATTGGCATCAAAGCTACCACCAACGAAAAATTAGGCCCCGTTGGACGTGAAGAAGGTATATGTGCTTATGCTGTTGTCTTGCTAGTTGCTTCAGAATAACTTTCTTTTAGCCTCTGAATTAAAGATATTCAAGACTGATTAGGATAGAAATCAATGATTGATAGCGTTAAACAAAGCTTAACTTGGTGGGGAATTAGAACCATGCAAGCTACAAATTTAGAAGATGTAGACTTTCCTGATATTGTTGCTTTAGACAAAGAGGGGCAAATTATTCTCATAGCTGAAGTCAAAGGTTTACCATTTAATTTTCAAGAAAAAAAAGCCCAAGAATATGCTATTTTAAGGCTGATTGATTACTTACAAGCTGCAAAGATAGCGATTCCCTTTGCTATGCTTGTTGATGTAAATAACATTCTTATTTTTAAATGGGATGGCAATAATTTATCAGAGCCGATTATTAGTATTAAGACTGCTGATGTGCTTAGTTATTACGAGCCAGAATTTAATAAAAAACAAATTTTTAATCTTTATCTTATAGGTCTGACAGAAGCCTGGATAAGTGATTTCTGCTATCACTGGAAGTCAGAAATACCGCCAGCATCTAAGGAGATAGCAGAAATAGGTTTATCACAGTTATTAAAAGGTGGAATTACTCAACCTTAGGTATTATTGGCAGTGAGACTTTACGTAGAAACAAACTTCTTAATGAGTATTGCTAAAGGACAGGATGAACTAGCAGAAAATTTTCTGGAAAATGCACCTACCTCAATATCCTTAGCAATACCCAGCATTTGTTATGTAGAATCTTTGGCGACTTTAGAGCAAGAAGACAAATATAACCAGGATTTTATTAGGCGATTGGACATTCAAGTTAACGAGGCTGCAAGAGATAAAACTTCACAAAATGCTAAATTAGTTGTTAATTATTTAAAACAAGCTAAAATTAGCTTTCTGCAACGTACTAATGACACAGAAAAACGTTTTTGTATAGCCTTAAACCAGCTTCTTACTAAAGCAGAAGAGATTTCATTAACAACAGAAATTATTCATGAAAGCCTTGCTAAAAATATCCTTGAAAGGCATCTTATGGACAAATTGATTATAGAGTCTATAGTTCACCATCCACGCTTACACCCAAATGAAATAAAAATATTTTTAAGCGCTAATTCCAATGAATTTGGTAAGCGTGAAGTTATAGAAGTTTTACGAGATAGTGGTATTCAGTATTTCAATAAAACCCAGAACTTCCTTGGTTGGCTACAATCTCAATCAAATTAACTACATTATTTGCGTATTGAAAGTATGAAAATTTTTAGAAAAATATTTCTGGCAATTAAAAGTTTTTGCTTACCAATAATTCTGGTTTCGGCAACAGCAATTACAATTACCGCGTGCAATCCATCTAACTTTAAAACCGCAGCCGCACAAGTTCCCCAGTTGGTTCTTTCTACTTTGAGCGACCCTAAAACCTTTAACTACGCTCTCATCCAAGAATCTCCCAATATTTCTGGTTTCACTTATGAAGCATTAGCTACTCAAAATGGAATAACTAAGGAAATTGAGCCGGCTTTGGCTGAATTTTGGGAACTTTCCCCAGACAAACTGCGGTTTGTCTTTACCTTGCGAGAAGGATTGAAGTGGTCGGATGGTCAGCCATTAACAGCCGATGATGTCGTTTTTTCTTTCAATGACATCTACATGAACAAGCGCATTCCCACTTATACACAAGATGCTCTCCGCATTGGTATCAGTAAGGCTTTTCTCAAAGTCCGCAAAATCGATGAACGTCGGGTAGAATTTATTCTGCCAGAACCGTTTTCTCCTTTCTTGCGATCAATTGCATCAGGGGTAGGAATATTACCAGAACACGCCTTGCGTGCAGCAGTGGAAGCTAAAAACTCTGATGGTAAGCCAGTGTTTATGTCCACTTGGGGAACCGACACAGACCCGAAAAAAATTATTGTTAATGGCCCTTACACAATCGAGAGTTATTCAACCAATCAACGCGTAATATTTCGGCGCAACCCTTACTACTGGCGTCAAAAAGATGCACAAGGAAAACAACTGCCATATATTGAGCGTGTAATTTGGCAAATTGTGGAATCGCCTGATACAGCTTTGCTGCAATTTCGTTCTGGAGGGTTAGATTTACTAGAAATTGGCCCTGCAAATTTTCAATTGCTCAAGCGTCAAGAAAAGCAGGGTAACTTTACTATTAAAAATGCTGGGCCTGACTCTGGGACAAGTTTTATAACTTTCAATCTCAACAAAGGTAGTCGCAACGGCAAGCCTGTTGTAGATCCCATTAAATCCCGCATTTTTAACAACGTTGCTTTTAGACAGGCTGTCGCCTACGCAATCGATCGCCAAACGATGATCAACAACACTTTGCGGGGA contains:
- a CDS encoding ABC transporter substrate-binding protein, producing the protein MKIFRKIFLAIKSFCLPIILVSATAITITACNPSNFKTAAAQVPQLVLSTLSDPKTFNYALIQESPNISGFTYEALATQNGITKEIEPALAEFWELSPDKLRFVFTLREGLKWSDGQPLTADDVVFSFNDIYMNKRIPTYTQDALRIGISKAFLKVRKIDERRVEFILPEPFSPFLRSIASGVGILPEHALRAAVEAKNSDGKPVFMSTWGTDTDPKKIIVNGPYTIESYSTNQRVIFRRNPYYWRQKDAQGKQLPYIERVIWQIVESPDTALLQFRSGGLDLLEIGPANFQLLKRQEKQGNFTIKNAGPDSGTSFITFNLNKGSRNGKPVVDPIKSRIFNNVAFRQAVAYAIDRQTMINNTLRGLGEPQNSPISVPSPYYLSPKEGLKTYDYNPEKAKQLLLGAGFKYDEKGQLLDADGNRVRFTMMAVAGNRPTITPKIQQDLGKIGIKVDLQFIDFSIIGEKISNTLDWECWYGAITGGIEPQDGFNVWSVDGNFHVFNQKAQAGQSPTVGWKASDWEQKIEDLYIQGAREFDETKRKAIYAETQQLSQEYLPFIHLFNSLALVAVRNTIENVKYSAIAGYNWNIYELKVVEDKKAS
- the ispF gene encoding 2-C-methyl-D-erythritol 2,4-cyclodiphosphate synthase, with product MTKIRIGNGYDIHQLVSDRALILGGIQIPHELGLLGHSDADVLTHAIMDAMLGALSLGDIGHYFPPSDAKWAGADSLVLLNQVHQLIRDQGWQIGNIDSVVVAERPKLKPHIHNMRDKLAAVLELEPNQIGIKATTNEKLGPVGREEGICAYAVVLLVASE